In a genomic window of Gossypium arboreum isolate Shixiya-1 chromosome 7, ASM2569848v2, whole genome shotgun sequence:
- the LOC108483376 gene encoding protein LATERAL ROOT PRIMORDIUM 1-like has translation MGMVGLRDFVVVAPASFNHHHHHHHHHAQDPIIGNDQINGQNAATALGVGVGVFPLLTASPCLAPQNMEDSDLVNNSGRNKLSGMQLWQNQTSPNYLKKPSSILDNNNSSMNLIQTSGGGGMGGGSGGSGTSSGTTCQDCGNQSKKDCSHRRCRTCCKSRGFDCPTHVKSTWVPAARRRERQLMAAAPTTACAGSSGSTSGAKKPRLVTSQTTTTPHTSTSNTTPRSLDTSSSHQDAGFKETLPGQVRAPAVFKCVRVTAVEDGEDEYAYQAVVKIGGHVFKGFLYDQGVEGRDGFPNISELHLGGGSGTNGGSSSSPVLDPSQVYAATGGGLLGGSTYGNPIN, from the exons ATGGGGATGGTTGGTCTCCGCGATTTCGTTGTTGTTGCTCCTGCGTCTTTTAACCATCATCACCATCACCATCACCACCATGCTCAAGATCCCATCATCGGAAATGATCAAATCAACGGTCAAAATGCTGCCACGGCACTTGGTGTTGGCGTTGGTGTTTTCCCACTCCTTACAGCATCTCCATGCTTAGCTCCTCAAAATATGGAAGATTCTGATTTAGTGAATAACAGTGGTCGTAACAAACTCAGTGGGATGCAGTTATGGCAGAACCAAACCTCTCCTAATTATCTTAAAAAACCATCTTCAATCCTTGACAATAACAATTCTTCCATGAATTTGATACAAACCAGTGGTGGCGGTGGGATGGGAGGTGGGAGTGGTGGCTCAGGTACAAGCTCAGGGACTACATGTCAAGATTGTGGGAACCAGTCCAAGAAAGATTGTAGTCATAGGAGATGTAGAACATGCTGTAAAAGTCGGGGATTTGATTGCCCTACTCACGTGAAGAGCACGTGGGTACCTGCTGCTAGGAGAAGAGAGCGCCAGCTGATGGCGGCCGCCCCTACTACTGCCTGTGCTGGCTCGTCAGGGTCTACTTCTGGGGCTAAGAAGCCGAGACTTGTGACTTCACAGACTACAACTACTCCTCATACATCAACTTCAAACACTACTCCAAGAAGCTTAGACACTAGCTCAAGTCACCAAG ATGCAGGCTTTAAAGAGACATTGCCGGGGCAAGTACGTGCACCGGCGGTATTCAAGTGTGTAAGAGTGACAGCAGTAGAGGATGGTGAAGATGAGTATGCATATCAAGCAGTTGTTAAGATTGGTGGACATGTGTTCAAAGGGTTCCTTTATGACCAAGGAGTTGAAGGAAGAGATGGGTTTCCAAATATATCTGAATTGCATCTTGGTGGCGGCAGTGGGACAAATGGGGGTTCATCATCCTCACCTGTTCTTGATCCTTCTCAGGTATATGCCGCCACTGGAGGTGGCTTGCTTGGTGGTTCAACTTATGGTAATCCAATAAACTGA